The following DNA comes from Acidicapsa ligni.
TGCTTCTGCCAATGTGCTTTCGAAAGATGGCCGCTGCAAATTCGGCGATGCCAGTGCTGATGGCTTCGTGCGCAGTGAGGGAATCGGCGTTCTTGTTTGCAAGCGTCTCTCCGATGCGGAGCGCGATGGAGATCGAATCCTTGGATTGATTCGGGGCACGGCCGTCACGAATAATGGGCAGGTTACAGGCTCCATGTCGAGCCCGAGTGAAGAGGGTCAGCGGCAGGCCATGCTCGATGCAGTGGCTGACGCGCAGTTAGATCCAGCGAGCATTGATTACGTTGAAGCCCACGGCACGGGCACACGTGCTGGTGATCCCGTCGAATTGGCCGCAATTGCATCTGTGTTTGGCAAGCAGACCGGACGATCTTCGATTGTGCGCGTAGGCTCGGTAAAGTCGAATATTGGTCATACGGAATCGACTGCAGGCATTGCCAGCATCGTCAAGACGATCCAGGCATTTCAACATAGATTCTTTCCTCCGACCATTCATGCGCACGAATTGAATCCTGCTGTCGATTGGGATAACAACGGGTTGATGCTCGAACGCGAAGGTACGCAGTGGGAGGCGAACTTCAAATCTCCGCGTCGCGCGAGTGTCAATGGTCTTGGGCTGACCGGGACGAATGCGCATGTCGTTCTCGAAGAAGCACCACCATCTGTGCCGATAAACACGGCCTCCAGGGCAGCTTATCTTCTTCCTATTTCAGCCTCATCAGACGCTGCTCTGCTCGAACGCGCTCGCGATATCGCGAATAGACTTGAGCAGTCAGATCTCAACGGAGATTCTGTAAGCCCATGCAGCATTGCCGATCTTTGTTTCACCGCAGCAGTTAGGCGAACACATCTCTCACATCGGCTCGCGGTTACTGGCACTACATCGGAAGAACTGCAAGGAAGTCTCCGTGCATTCGCATCAGGGCAGGAATCGCGGCTTTCAGCATCCGGTATCGCTAAGCAGAACAATCTTCCAAAGGTAGCCTTTGTCTTCCCGGGCCAGGGCTCGCAATGGATTGGCATGGGCCGTGAACTACTTCAATCCGAACCTGAATTTCGTCATGCAATTGAGGCATGCGACCTCGAGATACAAAAGGAAACAGGCTGGTCTCTACTCGATCAATTGCAGAACCCTGCTCGCGAAGATCAGCTAGCGCGTATAGACACGATCCAACCCACGCTTTTTGCAATGGAAGTAGCTCTCGCCGAGTTGTGGAAGAGTTGGGGAATTACGCCGCATGCCGTGGTTGGGCACAGCATGGGCGAGGTCGCGGCAGCACACATCGCCGGGATTCTATCGCTTACTGACGCAGTCAAAATCATTTGCCGTCGCAGTGCGTTGTTGATGCGTGTTGCCGGTTCAGGCGCTATGGTCGTCGTGGACCTGACGCGCGTAGAAGCAGAGCAGGCTATAGCGGGTCTGGAAGATCGAATCTCTATCGCTGTTTCCAACAGCCCACGTTCTACAGTGCTGGCAGGAGATCCGAAAGCACTCGATGGCCTTGTCCAACGCCTTGAAGCGCAGGAGATTTTTTGTCGCTGGGTGCGGGTTGATGTAGCTTCGCATAGCCCGCAGATGGATCCTTTGAAAGATGATCTGTCCGAGGCGCTTCGCGATATCGAGCCGAGTAGCGCATTAGTCCCAATGTATTCGACGGTGAAGGCAATTGTGATCGACGGCGGCGCTGGTAAGCAAATGGATGCAGCTTACTGGGTCAGCAATCTTCGCGAGACAGTGCAGTTTGCAGCGACTGTAGAAATGCTCATCGAGCAAGGTTTCGATGCGTTCATCGAGATGAGTCCTCATCCGATTCTCATTCCTTTCGTAGAGCAGACGGCCGAGCATGTAGGGCGGCAGGTCCTGGCCATCGGATCATTACGGCGCGAAGAGCGGGAGACTGAGACGCTGCTGCTCTCGCTCGGCAGGCTTTACACACATGGTTTTGAAGTGGACTGGAAGCGCCTTTACCCAGTTGGAAATCAGGTAAGCCTGCCCGCTTATCCGTGGCAGCGCGAACGTTTCTGGATTGAGTCGTCGAATGCGAAGCGTTCGCTCATGCCAGGCTCAGGACACCCGTTAATCGGCGAAGCTCTTCACTCAGCAGCTGGTCAATATATCTGGACTCCAACTCTGACTGCAGACAATCATCCGTGGCTTAAAGATCATGGAGTCGATGGCTCCATCCTACTTCCCGCGAGTGCTTATGTTGAGATGGCGCAAGCTGTGCAACAACGGGTTTTCGCGACGGCTGCAAGAGGCATTGCATCTACGGCATCCATTGAGCATCTGCGTCTCGATCAGGCGATCATACTTACCGCGAACAGCGAAATGCTTCTGCAGTTAATCGCGTCACCGCAATCGGACGGCTCCTTTCATTTAGAGTTTTTCACTCGTACGGAAGAGAGTGCAGAGTGGAATAGAGCTGCAGAAGCACGACTGCGGCAGTCTGTGCAGACTGTCGCTGAAACAGTAAATCTGAGTGCCTGGGAAGACGCTGAACTTTCGCCTGAATCCATAAGTGGTCAGCGCTATGCAGAGTCCTTCGCGCGATTCGGCTACGAGTTCGGACCCAGCTTTCGTCAGCATGAATGGGCAACTCTTTTGAAGAGCGCCGGACTCGCAGCGATCAGGGTTCCTCAAGGGCTCAACGTCAACGGCTACCATCTGCATCCGGCAACTCTGGATGCTGCACTACAACTGCTTGCCAGTGTGTTGTTCGAGAACAGTCAAACGGATACTGCGCTGCTGCCTGTTGAGTTTGACCACATCGAGTTCTTCCCATCCATCGAACGAAGTTCCGTCTTCTATGTTCGCGTGCTGGTGGAGAGCGTCGGCTTGCTGAAAGGAGATGTCGCAATCTATGACGCACAGGGACACATGCGCGTCAGGATTTTAGGTCTCGAATTCAAGCCACTTGCCTCCACTTCCGCAGATCAACTGGAAGCGATGATGTTCACCATGGACTGGGAACCTCTCTCCGATCTGCGCACAGGCAGCAAGCAAGCATCCGGCTCCTGGCTTTTGATTGCGGATCATGCAGATCACAAGAATGTCGCAGATCAACTAGCCAATGCTCTAAGGCAGGCTGATGTTGCGGTTCAAATTGTCAGTCGCGCTGAAGTGCTTAAGAGTGAAGAGCTCCTGGCCGATAACTTAAGTGGTGTGGTCTTCCTTGCTTCCTTGGAACTGACTGCAAGTTCATCGTTGGCACAAGCAGAAGAGATTCATTTGCATGTAGTCCAAGTTGTGCAGCGATTGAGCGATGCAAACGAGGCTTCAACTAAAGGCGGGGAAGAGAACACGCGTTTCTGGACTGTCACCCGTAGTGCCCAATCTATACGCGGCGAATTTATCGCAAGTCCGCTTGCATCTGGAATATGGGGCCTCATCGCTTCGGTGCAAAACGAGTATCCAGAACTGCATGCGAGCTGCATCGATCTGCCGGTTGAGATTACTCCAGCCGAAATTTCTCGCCTTGCAGAAACACTCATCGGTAATCCTGAAGAAGATCGCATCCTGCTTCGTGCGAATGCGTCGTACGCAGCGCGCATGACGCAGTGGAGCGCAGACGATAGCAACGCCTCTATCTTCACCATAACCGGCGATGAAACCAGCGAAGACTTCAAGTTTCCAGGCTCCGCGAATTCCTTTGAACTTATTCAGCGCTCTC
Coding sequences within:
- a CDS encoding type I polyketide synthase; protein product: MKAAENSNSEPIAIIGMSCRLPGASSPEALWLSIVEKRDNLADYPGGRSPELDAYYAQPGVPNFASTARGGFLPDLDKFDASFFEISPREAQWTDPQQRLLLEVSWEAMEDAGLRREQLAGSKAGVYIGVWASDYERHSGANAPSIDFFHLAGGPLYGASSRISYQFDLRGPDASVNAACASSLVAIHMAVRALRAGECSVALAGGTNLIFRQELTQALASANVLSKDGRCKFGDASADGFVRSEGIGVLVCKRLSDAERDGDRILGLIRGTAVTNNGQVTGSMSSPSEEGQRQAMLDAVADAQLDPASIDYVEAHGTGTRAGDPVELAAIASVFGKQTGRSSIVRVGSVKSNIGHTESTAGIASIVKTIQAFQHRFFPPTIHAHELNPAVDWDNNGLMLEREGTQWEANFKSPRRASVNGLGLTGTNAHVVLEEAPPSVPINTASRAAYLLPISASSDAALLERARDIANRLEQSDLNGDSVSPCSIADLCFTAAVRRTHLSHRLAVTGTTSEELQGSLRAFASGQESRLSASGIAKQNNLPKVAFVFPGQGSQWIGMGRELLQSEPEFRHAIEACDLEIQKETGWSLLDQLQNPAREDQLARIDTIQPTLFAMEVALAELWKSWGITPHAVVGHSMGEVAAAHIAGILSLTDAVKIICRRSALLMRVAGSGAMVVVDLTRVEAEQAIAGLEDRISIAVSNSPRSTVLAGDPKALDGLVQRLEAQEIFCRWVRVDVASHSPQMDPLKDDLSEALRDIEPSSALVPMYSTVKAIVIDGGAGKQMDAAYWVSNLRETVQFAATVEMLIEQGFDAFIEMSPHPILIPFVEQTAEHVGRQVLAIGSLRREERETETLLLSLGRLYTHGFEVDWKRLYPVGNQVSLPAYPWQRERFWIESSNAKRSLMPGSGHPLIGEALHSAAGQYIWTPTLTADNHPWLKDHGVDGSILLPASAYVEMAQAVQQRVFATAARGIASTASIEHLRLDQAIILTANSEMLLQLIASPQSDGSFHLEFFTRTEESAEWNRAAEARLRQSVQTVAETVNLSAWEDAELSPESISGQRYAESFARFGYEFGPSFRQHEWATLLKSAGLAAIRVPQGLNVNGYHLHPATLDAALQLLASVLFENSQTDTALLPVEFDHIEFFPSIERSSVFYVRVLVESVGLLKGDVAIYDAQGHMRVRILGLEFKPLASTSADQLEAMMFTMDWEPLSDLRTGSKQASGSWLLIADHADHKNVADQLANALRQADVAVQIVSRAEVLKSEELLADNLSGVVFLASLELTASSSLAQAEEIHLHVVQVVQRLSDANEASTKGGEENTRFWTVTRSAQSIRGEFIASPLASGIWGLIASVQNEYPELHASCIDLPVEITPAEISRLAETLIGNPEEDRILLRANASYAARMTQWSADDSNASIFTITGDETSEDFKFPGSANSFELIQRSRSLLESFELRSTIHPDPGPDEVEIAVEAGGLNFLDVLRGMGINDALSGSHFGGECSGIILRVGANITAFQAGDAVIAISPSFQDATLFASCVNIPAALVVRKPQSMSFDQSAGLPCVFLTAYYALVKLAQVKRGEEVLIHAAAGGVGLAAIQVAQWLGAEVYATVGSDEKRAYIASLGVKHIMSSRTLDFRNEVLAKTNGEGVDVVLNSLAGPAIAAGLESLAPYGRFIEIGKRDIWENSKIGLNPFLRNRSFFAVDLAKSVEDRRAMVGELFGEVIALFEQGIFRALPVTVFPISQAGEAFRIMAQGKHMGKIILSMRGSDAQVHLDASRISFNATYLITGGLGGLGLVAAEALVARGARQLVLVSRREPSVEAQVILDKLESQGATILVRSHDLTSSKNVEELFAEIRSSRPPLRGIIHAAGVLDDAVVQHLTAEKFATVMDGKVGGALAIDKNIVPGELDFLIYHSSAAGILGTPGQANYAAANAMLDGLAHQQRSRGIPAISIDWGSWAEVGLAALQQNRGARLTSHGLTPLTPAEGSELLFRILAEAPTQVAAMRFDANAWCDSNPIARRSRVFSALLNEARSTASKTIDIAEQFRWLSSDALRAALTSWVREQVSTVLRCEIERVAQDKALRSLGLDSLMALELRNRLERGLHLKLSATLAWNYPTVVALAAHLETKLASGTPGSALASALAKSETIDSAALPQENLSSIKIFEEASTHATPVRSHVDPSAAELLEAELMGVQSLLHK